From the genome of Pseudocalidococcus azoricus BACA0444:
GCCCCCAGCCAAATATCACGCCACTGCACTCGAGTTGATGGCAAGATCTTAAACAGAATACTGGTTGCGAGGCCGAGGAGAAAGAGGGATGAAACACCCTGCAAGGCCTGGGCTAGTTTGAGATGATCAAGTTGGAGCAGAGAGAAGCTATCTTGAAATGCCGCAATCAACGTTAAAATCAATTCGACCAGGATATTAATGATTAGTGAAAGAAAGAGTAGTAATGCTGTACCAATTACTAATAAGAAAGCTAACAGTCTATTGAGCAGTATTGAAAGCACTGCCCCTTGTAAGGATGGCCGTTGGGGGCGGGAATATGAGGACTGCCAAATCTGATTAATCGCAACTCTTAAGCTAGTAAAAACTGTACTGGCTGAAAATAGGAGGAGAATAAACCCCACCAGGCCGGCTCCGGTACTACTTTGATGAAGGGCGTACATTGTCTCCTGAACCAGATCATGAACGGTTTCGGGGAGGAATTGTTCAATACTGGCTTTGATGGTTTGAAAGCCTGCGCTACTCGGCCCCAGGAAATATCCCAGGCCACTGAGTGCCACAAGCAGCAGCGGAAAGAGTGATAACAGAGCATAGTAGGCCAGGGCTGCGGCCATCTGATTACCCTGATTTTGACTCCAAAGTCGCCCGGTTTGAATCAGCAGTTGGACAGGTTTGGCCGGTAGGATTACAGACTGGAAATACCTGATGATCCGGGCAGTGGGGAGACGGGTGCGGTGGACGTTATTTCGCTGGAGGGGCATGATAAATTGGGAATTACTCTGTGGTTGAGGTTAAAATGCCATCGCTAGAGCTTGAACAGCTTTCCTTGCCTCAATTAGTAGCCCAGATGGTCGTGGTGCGGGCCAGTGGTCATATTTTTGATCAACAAATTCAGTATCCGGCCTGGGAGCCACCTGTAGATATTCTCAACCACTGGGTTAAGGAGTTGGGAGTTGGGGGTGTGATTTTCCTCGGTGGCAGTGCGGCGGAACTGGTCCATCGCTGTCAAGGATTGCAATCCCAGGCCCCGGTTCCTTTACTACTAGCGGCGGATATTGAAGAGGGGGTTGGGCAACGATTTTCAGGGGGCGTAGAATTTCCACCTCCATTGGCCTTAGCTGAAATTGCCAAAACTCAACCCGAACTCGCCCAAAACTACGCCACTCAAATGGGGGCCTGTACGGCGCGGGAAGCACTGAACATTGGCTTAAATTGGGTCTTGGCTCCGGTGGTGGATGTTAACAATAATCCGGCCAATCCAGTGATCAATGTCCGGGCCTTTGGAGAAACTCCCGCAATTGTCAGTCAGTTAGCCAGCGCATTCATTCAGGGGGCCAGAACCTATCCAGTTTTGACAACAGCGAAGCATTTCCCCGGCCACGGTGATACAGCCACAGATTCCCATTTAGATTTGCCTGTTCTACCCCATGACCGTAACCGTCTAGAAACCCTGGAATGGCCACCTTTTCGCGCCGCAATTGCCGCCGGGGTAGATACAATCATGAGCGCGCATTTATTAATTCCCGCCTTAGATGCCATCTTGCCGGCCACCTTGTCTTATCAAGCCTTAACTGAGGAATTACGTCTCAACTTAGGATTTCAGGGGTTAATTGTCACAGATGCCCTCGTGATGGGAGCCATTGCCAATCGTTATGGTGCAAATCAGGCCCCAGTCATGGCCGTCAAAGCAGGTGCTGATATTTTGTTGATGCCCGTTGACCCACCCGGAGCTATTCAAGCAGTTGTGGAGGCCGTAGAAGC
Proteins encoded in this window:
- a CDS encoding YihY/virulence factor BrkB family protein — its product is MPLQRNNVHRTRLPTARIIRYFQSVILPAKPVQLLIQTGRLWSQNQGNQMAAALAYYALLSLFPLLLVALSGLGYFLGPSSAGFQTIKASIEQFLPETVHDLVQETMYALHQSSTGAGLVGFILLLFSASTVFTSLRVAINQIWQSSYSRPQRPSLQGAVLSILLNRLLAFLLVIGTALLLFLSLIINILVELILTLIAAFQDSFSLLQLDHLKLAQALQGVSSLFLLGLATSILFKILPSTRVQWRDIWLGALLTTGLLKGLQQLVSNSIITIGSHFLSYGIIGNVIILLLWIYLTCAIFLLGCQLSYVYAHLLGSYRPRGLD
- a CDS encoding glycoside hydrolase family 3 N-terminal domain-containing protein, producing the protein MPSLELEQLSLPQLVAQMVVVRASGHIFDQQIQYPAWEPPVDILNHWVKELGVGGVIFLGGSAAELVHRCQGLQSQAPVPLLLAADIEEGVGQRFSGGVEFPPPLALAEIAKTQPELAQNYATQMGACTAREALNIGLNWVLAPVVDVNNNPANPVINVRAFGETPAIVSQLASAFIQGARTYPVLTTAKHFPGHGDTATDSHLDLPVLPHDRNRLETLEWPPFRAAIAAGVDTIMSAHLLIPALDAILPATLSYQALTEELRLNLGFQGLIVTDALVMGAIANRYGANQAPVMAVKAGADILLMPVDPPGAIQAVVEAVEAGEISRQRIEASVTRIFAAKARIFSKPSDFGLDSLSQVEDWQLSEDILRASQIVSDQACSALEIGNGINCLIVDDWLHQDYLSRNAPAVKLPVEFGFRELELIDRHIRLEQFNQRAQQPTLVQVFSRGNPFRGLAGLSQQAQAKLQQLIASDNFAGIVIYGSPYVLDSIKPNLPEDIAYVFSYGHSLLAQNLAIETLFRHP